A region of Salmo salar chromosome ssa17, Ssal_v3.1, whole genome shotgun sequence DNA encodes the following proteins:
- the LOC106575283 gene encoding FERM and PDZ domain-containing protein 4 isoform X2: MDVFGFAKMAKLSGHKTKSSGWPPPSGSWGSLPGPPYGWDMGSSRDGRDYFSNHVSQSSSLEEVHRLDGVQLVPPDPRLVEMRRDPVLGFGFVAGSEKPVVVRSVTPGGPSEGKLIPGDEIIMINDEAVSSAPRERVIDLVRNCKESIMLTVVQPYPSPKSAFISAAKKAKLKSNPVKVRFAEEVIINGQVPNTVKDNSLLFMQNVLKVYLENGQTKSFRFDCSTSIKDVIMTLQEKLSIKCIEHFSLMLEQRTEGSGSKLLLLHEQEMLTQVTQRPGSDKMKCFFRISFVPKDPVDLLRRDAVAFEYLYVQSCNDVVLERFGSELKYDAALRLAALQMYVLTMTTRQTQKVSLKYIQKEWGLALFIPPAVMTSMKEKNIKKALTHILKTNQNLVPPGKKLTVLQAKVHYLKYLSDLRLYGGRVFKSILLQGEKQTEVTLLVGPRYGISHVINTKTNLMALLADFSHVNRIEILTEDDINVRVELHVMDVRPITLIMESSDAMNLACLTAGYYRLLVDSRRSIFNMAHCNSIAEEMDQDNLLEWPYSTSLGNCEDPNAAGQDEHYSSDMDFSNNGGRENNISPYVPEPQHHTLTLQQNERPSEGWRSPQPPPLPPARNKPQDSPRSAKVSFIFGDPPLNTVNPKNLGYERLMDDSPEVPENRPIAYLHNVNNTGDFRTQVPVPFQFADCSSHVVYSNIGEELVEEPLLRDLCYADTTDDAEDEDDASCEEDSTGGGGGEDGGKGGGGGTMAASKATFLTLSGSSDDIIDLTSLPPPEGGDDDDDDTDGVLHSLNLAIAAPPPGFRDSSDEESPEGRPLATADNDDMPVSLIDAVPTGSHGEGSGGERRLEDAMVTTLQALEALTVSEERPHPPRPQRPQPNSNPGVHISRAFSPESSSDSGNETNSSEMTETMEQAAAHKLIHENHRRLLIATSEGYQPLTEEKTDFPVSPRVATQKKAHSPSHHRDSEPPSSATLPKQTLHPDDIELDPETTDSLTNLSSGFSKRPNSMVVGGKRLKKLADTNGKFNTFSTRDGHRGSQLDVERTSFCERLQRRPPLPLPENSISIMAENLAVNSLARSHRRLPCPPPPHPEQTEPEEELGEAAGGDTGAMGGQEEEYLGGVAGIFPSSPTKKPRDPPGGQGDAPGEQLQQVRQGVARLCEYHLAKRISSLQNEAHNSLQGSQCSSLDAGCSTGSSACGTPTDSPLCAPDGNHHPLSESSTSLRVFTYEDKAPHGTPGQIPGGRDLHPQADTTLLRKMLPNIHPPGSDTSREGSLRSAKMKETTGSTARRSNLQNDLHAKTACVRGANPKEGNESYRQLINYLTVSQMHQGGRLHSAGLGGGVRKDTRRYITSNPQLIEMVRSKGNTIHRYPCMPSLSSSPFLSQSLVNPNAATSRGDKGSRPYHSATLPTKLKSNPDLHAQRPADSLEVRPSGTERRSSFSGLESELERGAIDPEVERFLSLRDSIHGGGGGMVHRPPSRARSVMSQSGASICGPEDWLRSDCRTKHAVRQALNDSLCFSTAPSVARTEQLGTSLGAEAGDHPSAFTKQAKACATAPPPPPPPPPPPPPLPANMSTHNSTVPKQESTVTYRQNHIQSVTASLHHQCEPNMNSLQRGRDSSMNSLHLGREPSTNSLHLGREPSTNSLQRGRELRRSTSNVTAGSGSVEVLFDKGRTKCQQQQAQVDPKLQRRPTRKRLSKSYSQGSVASTCWSAGGRDSRRASVMFPLLKDTKHMKGSQKLDSGSPWRCHGPFSYCFFKRKSQAEEDEVEGGERDERDERGERSRRCRGGEMEEAVSIYGPATDAAGDQLYSEVLTNMSFSDRLSRINTLKDRMYVFPVGFSDVHRDASELIALVRSSVGRGDRSGQVPQITADLSQYKQLLSIESKELGRACRRMAQAHGSPEEMLLAITCSFQVLCCLSEACMCLVRGLGASAAQQQREVVAKVDELVMNYICLLRAAEAASIGAPSDHSVNALVRHSSTMSAIANALTRSLKTLLSK, translated from the exons CCACAAGACCAAATCATCGGGCTGGCCTCCCCCCTCTGGATCCTGGGGCTCCCTACCGGGACCCCCCTATGGCTGGGACATGGGCTCTTCCAGGGACGGCCGAGACTACTTCAGCAA CCACGTGTCCCAGAGCAGCTCCCTGGAGGAGGTGCACCGTCTGGATGGGGTGCAGCTGGTGCCCCCTGACCCCCGGCTGGTGGAGATGAGACGGGACCCCGTCCTGGGGTTCGGCTTCGTGGCCGGGAGCGAGAAACCGGTGGTGGTCCGCTCCGTCACGCCTG gagGTCCCTCGGAGGGAAAGCTGATCCCAGGAGATGAGATCATCATGATCAACGATGAGGCAGTCAGCTCAGCACCCAGGGAACGCGTCATCGACCTCGTCAg AAACTGTAAGGAGTCCATTATGTTGACTGTTGTCCAGCCGTACCCT TCGCCCAAATCAGCGTTCATCAGTGCAGCCAAAAAAGCCAAGCTCAAGTCCAATCCGGTCAAAGTGCGCTTCGCAGAAGAGGTCATCATTAACGGTCAGGTTCCG AACACAGTGAAGGACAACTCTCTCCTCTTCATGCAGAACGTTCTGAAGGTGTACCTGGAGAACGGGCAGACCAAGTCGTTCCGGTTCGACTGCAGCACATCCATcaag GATGTTATCATGACCCTACAAGAGAAGCTGTCCATCAAGTGCATCGAGCACTTCTCCCTGATGCTGGAACAGCGGACAGAGGGATCGGGCAGCAAGCTGCTACTGTTGCATGAACAGGAGATGCTAACTCAG GTGACACAGAGGCCGGGGTCTGATAAGATGAAATGTTTCTTCAGAATCAGCTTCGTCCCCAAGGACCCGGTGGATCTGCTCAGACGGGATGCCGTGGCGTTTGAATACCTCTACGTTCAG AGCTGTAACGATGTGGTTCTGGAGCGCTTTGGCTCGGAGCTGAAGTACGACGCCGCACTCCGATTGGCCGCCCTGCAGATGTACGTCCTCACTATGACGACCAGGCAGACGCAGAAGGTCTCGCTCAAATACATCCA GAAGGAGTGGGGTCTGGCCCTTTTCATCCCACCAGCAGTGATGACCAGCATGAAGGAGAAGAACATCAAGAAAGCACTGACGCACATCCTCAAAACCAATCAGAACCTAGTGCCTCCAGGAAAAAAG TTGACTGTGTTGCAGGCAAAGGTGCACTACTTGAAGTATCTCAGTGACCTGAGGTTGTATGGAGGGAGAGTGTTCAAGTCCATACTTTTG CAAGGGGAGAAGCAGACAGAGGTGACCTTGCTAGTGGGGCCCAGGTACGGCATCAGTCACGTGATCAACACCAAGACCAACCTGATGGCCCTGCTGGCAGACTTCAGCCACGTGAACCGCATCGAGATCCTCACAGAGGATGATATCAACGTCCGCGTGGAGCTACACGTCATGGATGTCAGG CCCATCACGTTGATAATGGAGTCTAGTGATGCCATGAACCTGGCGTGTCTGACAGCAGGGTACTATCGACTCCTAGTGGACTCTAGGAGATCTATCTTCAACATGGCCCACTGCAACAGCATTGCTGAAGAAATGG ATCAGGACAATCTTCTGGAGTGGCCGTACAGCACTTCGTTAGGCAACTGTGAGGACCCCAATGCTGCTGGCCAGGACGAGCATTACAGCAGTGACATGGACTTCTCTaacaatggagggagagagaacaacaTCTCTCCCTACGTCCCCGAGCCCCAACACCATACCCTAACCCTGCAGCAGAACGAGAGGCCTTCGGAGGGGTGGAGGAGTCCCCAGCCCCCACCTCTCCCCCCCGCCAGAAACAAACCCCAAGACTCCCCCCGGAGCGCCAAGGTCTCCTTCATCTTCGGAGACCCCCCTTTGAACACTGTGAACCCCAAGAACTTAGGCTACGAGCGCCTGATGGATGATAGTCCCGAGGTGCCCGAGAACAGGCCCATAGCCTACTTGCACAACGTCAACAACACAGGAGACTTCAGGACCCAGGTGCCCGTGCCCTTCCAGTTCGCCGACTGCAGTTCGCATGTGGTCTACAGCAACATCGGTGAGGAGCTGGTGGAGGAACCGCTGCTAAGGGACCTTTGTTATGCAGACACCACGGACGACGCCGAGGATGAGGACGACGCCAGCTGTGAGGAAGACTCTaccgggggaggagggggggaggatggCGGCAAAGGTGGAGGGGGCGGCACGATGGCGGCAAGCAAAGCCACGTTCCTCACCCTCTCGGGCTCCAGCGATGACATCATCGACCTAACCTCACTTCCCCCCCCCGAGGGGGGCGATGACGACGATGATGATACTGAcggcgtcctccattcgctaaaTCTCGCCATTGCCGCCCCGCCCCCGGGGTTTAGAGACAGTTCTGATGAGGAGAGCCCCGAGGGTCGCCCTTTGGCCACTGCCGACAACGATGACATGCCCGTGTCGCTGATCGACGCTGTCCCCACGGGGTCGCATGGCGAGGGGAGCGGCGGTGAAAGGAGGCTGGAGGATGCCATGGTGACAACCCTGCAGGCACTGGAAGCCCTGACCGTGTCCGAGGAGAGGCCACACCCACCACGCCCACAGCGACCACAGCCCAACAGTAACCCAG GTGTGCATATATCTCGAGCTTTCAGTCCTGAGTCTTCCTCTGACTCGGGCAACGAGACCAACTCCTCAGAGATGACCGAGACCATGGAGCAGGCCGCCGCCCACAAACTCATCCACGAGAACCACAGGCGCCTCCTTATCGCCACCTCCGAGGGCTACCAGCCTCTGACGGAGGAAAAGACAGACTTCCCCGTCTCGCCCAGAGTGGCCACCCAAAAGAAAGCCCACAGCCCCTCCCACCATCGAGACAGCGAGCCGCCGTCGTCCGCCACGCTCCCTAAACAGACCCTCCATCCAGATGACATAGAGCTGGATCCAGAAACCACCGATTCTCTGACTAACCTCTCCTCCGGCTTCAGCAAGCGACCTAACTCCATGGTTGTTGGAGGGAAACGGCTAAAAAAGTTGGCCGACACCAACGGGAAGTTCAACACGTTCAGTACCAGAGACGGCCACAGGGGGAGCCAGCTGGATGTGGAGCGTACCTCGTTCTGCGAGAGGTTGCAGAGAAGGCCGCCTCTTCCTTTACCAGAGAATTCCATCTCCATCATGGCGGAGAACCTGGCGGTGAACAGCCTGGCGAGGAGTCACCGCAGGCTGCCGTGCCCCCCTCCCCCACATCCTGAACAGACAGAGCCTGAGGAGGAACTTGGGGAGGCTGCAGGGGGGGACACTGGGGCGATGGGAGGCCAGGAGGAAGAGTACCTGGGGGGAGTGGCAGGTATTTTCCCCTCCTCCCCTACCAAGAAGCCCCGGGACCCCCCCGGTGGGCAGGGAGATGCCCCAGGGGAGCAGCTGCAGCAAGTGAGGCAAGGAGTTGCCCGGCTGTGTGAATACCACCTAGCCAAACGGATCTCGTCCCTCCAGAACGAGGCCCACAACTCCCTGCAAGGCTCCCAGTGCTCATCACTGGACGCGGGCTGCAGCACGGGGAGCAGCGCCTGTGGCACCCCAACGGATTCGCCCCTCTGTGCCCCTGACGGCAACCACCATCCTCTCTCTGAATCTTCCACGTCCCTCAGGGTTTTCACCTATGAGGACAAGGCTCCCCACGGCACCCCGGGCCAGATCCCTGGGGGCAGGGACCTCCACCCCCAAGCAGACACCACACTCCTGCGGAAGATGCTGCCCAACATACACCCTCCTGGGTCAGACACCAGCAGAGAGGGTTCCCTCCGGTCGGCCAAGATGAAAGAAACCACAGGTAGTACAGCTAGAAGGAGTAACCTTCAAAATGATCTGCATGCCAAGACAGCCTGTGTAAGGGGTGCTAACCCCAAGGAGGGGAATGAGTCCTATAGGCAGCTCATTAACTACCTGACAGTGAGCCAGATGCACCAGGGAGGCAGGTTGCACAGTGCAGGCTTGGGAGGGGGAGTCAGGAAGGACACTAGGAGATATATTACCAGTAATCCCCAACTGATAGAGATGGTTAGGAGTAAAGGGAACACCATTCACCGCTATCCCTGCATGCCCTCCTTGTCCTCCTCACCCTTCCTCAGCCAGAGTCTAGTGAACCCCAATGCAGCCACCTCACGGGGTGACAAAGGCTCCCGACCTTATCACTCCGCCACGCTGCCCACTAAATTGAAGAGCAATCCTGACTTGCATGCTCAGAGACCCGCTGACAGTCTTGAAGTAAGGCCCAGtggcacagagaggaggagctcctTTTCGGGCCTTGAGAGTGAGTTAGAGAGGGGCGCCATTGACCCTGAGGTCGAGCGGTTCCTGTCCCTGAGGGACAGCATCCATGGAGGGGGTGGGGGCATGGTCCACAGGCCCCCCTCCAGAGCGCGGAGTGTGATGTCCCAAAGCGGTGCCAGCATCTGTGGCCCAGAGGACTGGCTCAGGTCTGACTGCAGGACAAAGCATGCCGTCCGACAGGCTCTTAAcgattctctctgtttctctactgCCCCTAGTGTAGCTCGCACAGAGCAGCTGGGGACGTCACTGGGAGCGGAAGCAGGAGATCACCCATCAGCTTTCACTAAGCAGGCCAAAGCCTGTGCCACggctccaccccctcctcctcctccaccacctccaccacctcccctaCCAGCCAACATGAGCACCCACAACTCCACTGTGCCAAAGCAGGAGTCCACCGTCACATACAGACaaaaccacatccagtcagtcacaGCCAGCCTCCACCACCAGTGCGAGCCCAATATGAACAGCCTCCAGCGGGGCAGGGACTCCAGTATGAACAGCCTCCACCTGGGCAGGGAGCCCAGCACCAACAGCCTCCACCTGGGTAGGGAGCCCAGCACCAACAGCCTGCAGCGGGGCAGGGAGCTCAGGCGGAGCACCAGTAATGTAACTGCGGGCTCCGGGAGTGTGGAGGTGCTCTTTGACAAAGGCAGAACCAAGTGCCAGCAACAGCAAGCACAAGTTGACCCCAAACTACAAAGGAGACCAACAAGGAAGAGGCTGTCGAAGAGCTACTCGCAGGGCTCGGTAGCGTCCACCTGCTGGTCGGCTGGGGGCAGAGACAGCCGGAGGGCCTCAGTGATGTTCCCCCTGCTTAAGGACACCAAGCACATGAAGGGCTCGCAGAAGCTGGACTCGGGCAGCCCCTGGAGGTGCCACGGTCCCTTCAGCTACTGCTTCTTCAAGAGGAAGAGCCAGGCGGAGGAGGATGAGGTAGAGGGGGGCGAGAGGGACGAGAGGGACGAGAGGGGCGAGAGGTCCAGGCGCTGCCGTGGCGGGGAAATGGAGGAAGCAGTGTCTATCTATGGCCCGGCCACGGACGCAGCAGGCGACCAGCTCTACAGCGAGGTCCTGACCAACATGAGCTTCAGCGACCGGCTGTCGCGCATCAACACGCTCAAAGACCGCATGTACGTCTTCCCCGTTGGCTTCTCGGATGTACACCGCGACGCCAGCGAGCTCATCGCCCTAGTGCGCTCAAGCGTAGGCAGGGGGGACCGCAGCGGCCAGGTGCCACAGATCACAGCAGACCTGTCCCAATACAAGCAGCTGCTATCCATCGAGTCTAAAGAGCTGGGGAGGGCATGTCGCAGGATGGCCCAGGCCCACGGCAGCCCAGAGGAGATGCTGCTGGCCATCACCTGCAGTTTCCAGGTGCTGTGCTGCCTGTCTGAGGCCTGCATGTGCCTGGTGAGGGGCCTGGGGGCATCAGCCGCCCAACAGCAGAGGGAGGTGGTGGCCAAGGTGGACGAGCTGGTCATGAACTACATCTGCCTGCTGCGCGCAGCCGAGGCGGCGTCCATCGGAGCGCCCAGCGACCACAGCGTCAATGCCCTGGTCCGCCACTCTAGTACCATGTCAGCCATCGCCAACGCACTCACCCGCTCCCTCAAAACGCTGCTTAGCAAGTAG